A stretch of DNA from Lotus japonicus ecotype B-129 chromosome 4, LjGifu_v1.2:
CCGCATGTGAGGCATGCTGGAGAATTTTTGATTTTGATATACACTACAGAACTGTGGGAGTTACCAGATTAAGCTTCCATTTGCCCGGTGAGAACTCGATCACTTTAAGAGATTCAGACCGATTGTCAAATGTCATTACAAGAGAAGGAATTGAAGACACCATGTTCACGGAATGGATGAGAATGAATTCAATCCACCCCGATGCAAGAAAGTTAACATATTTGGAATTCCCCACCAAATTTGTTTGggataaacaaaacaaaatatggAAAATAAGGAAGGTCGGAACAACAATTGGCAGAATTTATTATGCACACCCAACATCAGGTGAAAGATATTACTTGAGAATTCTATTAAATATAGTTCGGGGGCCACAAAACTACGAAGAAATCAAGACGGTAGGTGGCGTGACGCATGCATCTTTCAAACAAGCATGTAATGCTCTAGGTCTCTTGGATGATGATAAGGAATTGAATGAAGCATTGGCTGAATCAGGGCATTGGGCAACAGGTTTCCAACTGCGGGACTTATTTGTCACTCTGCTCCTTTTTGCAGAAGTGACAAATGTCAAAGAATTCTGGGAGAAGAATTGGCAATTGTTGTCTGAGGACATACTCTACAACAAAAGGCGATTATTTCATCACTTCGGTTTGCAGCTAACCGAACAACAAATTCAGACATACTGCTTGATTGAAATTGAGAAACTTTTGATCAAGAATGGAAAGCAGCTAATTGATTATGATGGAATGCCATTACCAGAAAAATCAGCAATAGAAGCCTTGGATAATAGACTTATTCGAGAAGAGCTTAATTACAATATTCAGGAATTAGAAGAGGAGCATGAAAGATGCCACCCATTACTAAATGAGCAGCAAAGAGAAATATACAATCATGTTATAGATGCTGTGACAAGTAATACAGGAGGACTCTACTTTGTTTACGGCCATGGAGGTACCGGAAAAACCTTTCTCTATAGGACAATCATTGCAAGGCTCAGGGCTGCAAAGAAAATTGTGCTTGCTGTTGCTTCATCAGGTAATTAACTACTTAATACCTTATTCTTTTCTAAACATAATATTCATTCAATTGAATCATTCAAATATATCATAAATTCTTAATCTATATAAGACAAATCAGCAACATAAAAAATACCCAACACAAAAAATACTTTATACAAAACAAGATATAATATGCAGAGATAGACTGTAAGAAACTACTCCTTAGAATGCAGAGATAGACCGGAAAAAATACTTAGCAATATTGGTGAGATAAGTTACCTCGGCGGTGTCGTCGAACATGAACTCGCCCAGGTTACTGTTGAAGCCAAGACACACTGTCCCACAGCATCTCTCACCACGCCACCACAAATGTCAGTATGAAACCAGAGAAATCAACAAAAACCCAAAACCATGCAAATTTTATCTGAACCTACAACTGACCCCTTTTCTTCCATTCCCTTAACAGattatctttcattttcttatgtGGTCCGTTCGTTCATCATGTACTATAATTACATTAAAATTAACAGAGTAAAGATTCCCTCTTAGATACAATGTAAAAGTGTGGTGAATTGTGGAAAGCTGAGAGTGGAGAGGGACAAACCTGATTTCGGGATAGACCGGTCTTTCTTGCCAACAGATGCTTATCTGCATCGCTCGGGTACCTGAGAAAGAGACCACAAAATGACATCAGTttccttccccttaactgtaaACCTTCCCTCACACTCCTGCCATGGTGGGTATCGGTGGCCATGATTAGACGAAGGATTGATTAGGGTTAGGGAGAGACAATACAAATCAAAGTACGCCGCCATGTCTGTTGAGATCGACCACGAATTGGGAGAGAGGAGCTCAATTTTCTTCTTGATTTCCCCCTTTTACAGCCACAAATTTGATAGACCATAAATTTCATGTTTCTCACTTTGAGCCCCATTCACGTGATTTTCCCCTTCTGTTGATCTTTTACTTTTGTGTtttaaatataaacaaaattatgaattagattatttaaaatattaaaatataatcaattatatgttttttaaatACATACTTTTCTTTAAAGATTTCTAACCGTAAAAAAAGATTTGATAAAAACTAACACATCATGactatttcaaatttcaaaaaaaaaatcttaaaaaattATGGCAATTTAAACttaatatcattaaaaaatatttaattcacTTTATTAACAAGACCCCACCTTGATTACCAGGAAAGTTCACAAATAGAAATTTATataaagtgaatttaaatcatacATAAAAGCCCTTGATATTTTAAATACATAGTTCAAAAGTTACAAGTATAATTACTCAGTGGAAGAATCTGATGATCCAATTTGTTACTTTTTTGACCTAGATGATCCagttttttttgataaattaaaagaacaaacgggaaaattttaaaaaaaattaaaattagatgatttaaaatatttgaatataatctattatgtattttttaaagGATTATTATGCATTTTACAAatactttcttttctttaatgatttgttaaaaaataaaacttcatAACTAttccaaatttaaaaaaaaaatcatagttAATTATaccaatttaaaattaatattattaaaaaataattacttcgCTATAAGACGTATTCTTCAAAAGAATTTTAACCTTTAACACACCTGTTTCAAACATGATACTTCAAAGAGAGAATCAGTGGTTGaaccaaaaattaaatttattatctATAAATTGTTTTCGCATAATGAACTATTGCACTATTAATTTATGTTAATTCTTATAAACATTGAAAAAAATGAACACACATAAAAAACTATTatgcaaaaaataaatttaattcttaTAAAAATATAACTCCCTCACCCCTCTTTATCTTAATTTCAGGGATTGCATCACCATTACTACCAGGAGGTAGAACAGCTCATAGTAGATTTCAAATACCATTGGATCTTTTTGAAGAGAGTACATGCTCAATAAAGCAAAATACTCACCTTGCTCAATTAATAAATCAGACAGATCTGATTATTTGGGATGAAGCACCAATGACTAAGAGATTGGCATTTGAAGCCCTTGATAGAACATTGAAAGACATTGTTGGTTACAAGAACCCTGACAAAGCACTCAAGCCATTTGGAGGAAAGACAACCCTTCTTGGGGGAGATTTCAGACAAATACTACCTGTAATACCAAAAGGCCAAAGACAAGACATAGTCCAATCATGTATTAACAGGTCTTACTTATGGGACCACTGCAAGATCTTTATGCTGTCCAAAAGTATGAGAGTTAGTGATAGTTCATCATCTTCCCGACTTAGTTCATTGGCATATGAATTCAACAAATGGATATTGCAGATTGGTGATGGAAAATTAACAACAATTTGTAGAGAAGGTGAAGATATTCCAACATGGACAAAAATACCAAGCCAGTATCTACTAAAGCCAACAGGTGATTCAATTAAACAAATTGTTGACAGCACATATCCAAATTTGCAGAAACAGTTAAAAAATGAAGACTATCTCAGAGAAAGAGCAATCCTCACTCCTTTGAATGATACAGTTGATGACATCAATAATTATATCATTCACATGATTGAAGGGACAACAAAACAATACAGGAGCTCAGATCAGATAGACAAAGCAACTGATAACATAGTTGAACAAGAGATCATGTACCCGGTGGAGTTCTTGAATACTTTAAGTTTCAACGGATATCCAAACCATTGTTTGGACCTCAAAAAAGGAATGCCAATTATGCTACTCAGGAACATCAATCCAGCCCTAGGATTGTGCAATGGAACAAGACTAATTATTTTACGCCTAGGAGACCGGGTAATAGAGGCAAAAATACTAACGGGAAGCAACATTGGTGCAAAAGTGCTTATACCACGGATAGTTCTGACGAAAAATGATTCCAAGTGGCCTTTTATCTTGAGAAGAAAACAATTTCCAATAAAAGTTTGTTACGCAATGACAATCAACAAAAGTCAAGGCCAGTCATTGAACTATGTGGGATTATATTTGCCAAGACCTGTATTTAGTCACAGTCAACTATACGTTGCGGTGTCAAGAGTAACATCACCAAAGGgattgaagatacttattgttGAGCAAGACGACACATATGCACAATATACAAAAAATGTTGTGTACAATGAAGTTTTTAATGAACTTCCTCAATGTAATTACAGTTGATATATCTATATATTCTACATTTTCATCAATTTAACAGCTTTTtaaccttttaaaaaaataatgaacaacaaaacttaaaaacatacccgtgcaacgcacgggtttaatttctagtgcttatgtatatctacccttaaattattttaaaagtatggaaagattactaaaattatattaaaacatattctgttagtttcaacttgaaagtattttcatgcaaactgTTCTTCATGTAGGAGTTTGGTCATATCGTTTTTCAAGATCTTCAAGTTAAATACAGATACGTGTTTGACCAAATGTTGTATAGTATTACAAATTTATCAGGCCCTCCGGTGTTATACTGCTAGTAGGGGTTATGATACTAGAAGGGGTTATAAGTATAGTTGTCATATATTGTATAAAATTACGTACAAACAGAGCTTGAATTAGAAGTAGATGATTGAATATACATGGCTTGTTTTGTTGGTTTTACTTTAAGTACACAACCATAGGAGTTGTCATATGAGGTTTCACCaattttatattctattttGTTGTATACATAAAACTTAAGTTTCAAGATAGCTGTTGAACCATTAGACCATTAGACCATTCATAAGTTCCAGAACCTTGAGTTACATGCACATCTCCTTGTGCATCTCGAGAATTTCTTGTACAATTGAACTTGAACGAGAATTAAGCCTACTTTGATCTGACAAATTAGTTTATGGTAGAACCAGGTGGATCACGCAGAATTCTAGCTAACCATAAAACAAGGTGGATCACACAGAATTCTAGTTAAACATAGAACCACATATTTCTCAATATTTGTTCTACATATTTTACTAACCATGAGTGCCAAAAAATATAATCTAACATATTTTACAGAATTCTAGTTAAACATAAAACGAAAGCCTACTTTTATCAATTGAACTTGTACTAATTTACTTAATCACCACGCTTCCATTGTGTTACTCTGAGAAAAATAACACAGTTTATTAACTATTTGTTTATGTCTGAAATTTGCTTTTAATCCTGTGTTTGTTTGATTCGGTGTTTATCACTTTCATGATATGTATTTTAGGTTTTCGTTTTCAACACTGCCAATGCTTGATTTGGTGTCTATAACATTTAGGGTTTATACTGTTTATTTACATTTAACTTGATGGAAATTCATTTGATTCAGTGTATGCAAGTTTGTCCATTTTGATTGTTTCTGTAAAATTCATAACAATTAACCGTTGTTGCTCTGTGTATTTGAAATTCTGATTCTCTGCAACTAGATGGCGTCAGAACACTCCTCCTCCTCTTTAATTCCAATAAATGCAAGTAACGCTCTTCAATCACAACAGGCAAGTCTCTCTCTTCAAGAAAATTTTGTTGTTTGTGTTGTGCATTTGTTTAATTTTGCTacctttttatctttcttttctaGGATAAAAAACAGAGGCAACCTATTAAGGTTGAAGGCATAAAAAAACTTATGGCTCTTGGATTGATAGAGGAGAAAAAAAGGCTAATGGAAAAATCAATCTTTTCCAATTTAGTACAAGTTCGAAATGTGAGAGAGAGTTCTGGCACTCTCATTGGACTTTTCTGTCGACTTTATCAtccagaaaataaaaagtttgTCTTGAACAACAGGGGGGTAACCTTCCGCTTTTGTGCCGAAGAGGTGGCACATGTCCTGGGTATTAAAAATACCGGGACTGATTTAGTTAACACTAAGGGGAAAGAATTTCCTCAATTCGTCTTTGACCTCTGCAACAAATATCCTCCTAAGAAAAAAGCACCAAACGTTCTTGTTcttgagaagagaagagagggtcatatcaattgatttttttttttgaaatccaatTGAATTGAAAAAGAGGGAGGTTTTtactcaaaaaaaaagaaaaagaaaaagagggaGGTTAAAAATTTCATTTACCATGCCAAGGACCAGTTTGCAAatatataaacttttttttcaaaaactaagGCCCGTTTGTGGAGGTTAAAAACTTTTTTTTGCAAATATTACAAGAATGATATTTCGTTTTTTTCAATGTCATTTAGTCTGGTTGGATTCAATTTATGAACCTCAACTTTCAAATGgtaaaatcttttttattttgagtCGTCCATTTTATATTTCTTCTTTTCGTCAAAATGAAATATTTCCTAAAAATAATGTTTTCATGATGTGTTTTTGTTCTGAATTGtgataattaagaaaaaaaaagtatttaacACATGGGTTGAAGGAGTGGCCGGTTGGCCTATGAGAGTAAGGAAGATATTCATTTAATTTTCAGATACAATAAGGTAAATcttttcctataaatagcacCATCTTCACTTGAAAAATCACACACATCACCCCCTTGCTCTCAAGCTGTTCAGGTGAGTCCTACACTCCTACTTCCCTCtctatttcattttcattttaatatCTTGGGTATTTTGGGTTTAGATCTTTATAGTAAAAAAAATCTGTTGAAAAATCTGTTTTTGTTCAGTTCTTCATAAATTTGTAACCAAATTTTATGAAATAAAGTTTTGATCTTGAAGAAAAGAATGATTTTGGTTCTTCAAGTTTTGAGGAAAGAGAATCTCGAATTTTACTTAGGACATGGTTAGCGCGTTTAATTTAGTTGAAATAacgttaaaaaaaactaatttatatGTGACATGTTTTATTATGGTTCTATGTCATTtggttacataaaaaaaaaagatgttaCATAGGTAGAGAAAATGTAATACATGTACGTTAAGAAAATAACATTAagctttccgatgtataaaaaaagaaaagaaaataaagttaaGAATAAAGTTACAAAAACCCATATGTTAAAGAATCTAAAGTTTTCAGTTTAAAAATTAAGAATGTAATAACTGTACCAAATAAAATGCTAAAAAATGTTAACAGTTTTAAGCAAATGAATGTTAACAGATGTAGCTCCTCACTCTTGCTAAGCTTGGCTTGGTTTAaattagggatggcaatgggtcgggtagggtgcgggttttgccaaacccaaacccaaacccaaacccgaaatcaaaaacccacacccgcacccgcacccgaacccgaaatgggtggtgaacttaaacccacacccgaacccattgggtttcgggttcacccgacccgtacccacacccgcacacaacctcaaacaaacagttgaactcggaaacccgacctgaaaaagactgtgaagagagctatattatgtaatgtaacattgtaattgccatgttactgttaaattaatatgcaagatgctgcatatattgtactgcacaagcagaatacttaggtttcacttatacagatccgggttcgggtagggttcgggtgcgggtttggccaaacccaaacccgaacccgaaagtgatcgggtaaaacccgaacccgaacccgaacccatttaactcgggttttcacccaagaaatcgggtcgggtcgggtgcccatgggttcgggcttctctgccatccctaGTTTAAATATTCACCCTCTCTTCTCTGTGTGATACATACTTACATTGAAAAAGTGATTATTCTACTTTGATACATTTTCCATTGTTTGTATCATAATCTCGGCTTAGGCAATAAGAAGAAGATGGCTATGACTCCTTCAAGTGACGATACCAACGCCAGTGTGATGTTCGACTCATCAACTTCCAAGTACTTGGTGCTATATGACGGATTAACTATTGAAACAACGGTGACAAACAAGGCTAGGGTTGTAGACCAATGGGTTCAGCAAGTTTCATCAACACATGTTGCCGGAAGCCAAATGGTTGTTGGGTTGGACACGGAATGGATGTTTCTCGacgaaaagaagaagatgaaaattgCGATCCTTCAACTCAGCGTTGAGGACAAGTGCCTAATCTTCCAGCTACATCACATGGATGTGATCCCCGAAGCCCTTAAGAGTTTCATGACACACCCGGAGATCAAGTTTGTCGGGGTCGGGGTGAAGCAAGACATTAAAATGCTCGAGCGCGATTATCGGCTAGAGTGCAACAAGGGCATAAATGTAGACACCCTAGCAAGGATACAATGGCCCGATAGGTTTGGTCCTACACCAGGGCTAAAAATTTTAGCCAAGGAGTTTGAGTCTTGACATGAAGAAGCCACATGATGTGCGCATGAGCAAGTGGGAAACAATGGAGTTAACCCTAGATCAAGTTGAATATGCTTGCATTGATGCATATGCTTCTTACAAGATTGGCAAGAAGCTCCTTATTGATGAAGGGCTTACCTAACAACTAGTTACAATATTATTAGATACAAAATACCCACTTGGTGCTAAGCTAAAAAATAATTGATGTAAGATCACACTCGAATCACTCATACATTTTTGTATTTGTGTTGTTGAAATAAGGGAGAACAGTATGAATTTAtgaggctttttttttttttttttttgtgaggtgaagaagatgaatgtaTGCATGGGCGGAGGCACCGTCCAACaaggggatttagggttaaaaaagaaaaaaaaaattccaggcaTAATTGCTGGCATAAATCAATGCTCACTTTTGATTCACGAGttatgttttttgtttgttggctaaaaagcatttttggcccctgatgtttcaagtttgtgcaaattctgcccctatctatttttgtcgatgtttctacccctcatgttttcaaacagtgcactgtccacccctccgtcaggggtagacgatgcactgtttgaaaacataagacgtagacgatgcactgtttgaaaacatgaggggtagaaacatcgacaaaaatagagtaggggcagaatttgcacaaacttgaaacatcaggggccaaaagtgctttttagccttgtttgtttgttttgtatTGTAATTTGATTTGATGTGTTATGCTATAGCTAATAGCATTGTTGTGCtctataaatttttaaaatttctgtATTTTGGTCTTTGCCGCGTAGAATCCATGTGTATTTTAATACTGAGTCGGATGAGATAAACGAGGGAGAGGGAATTCGAGAGAAGTAAACTAAGGTGTGTCCATATTATTCAAAGATATGTAAGTGggatgtggactgggcgagcccctagaggggcaacgcctagcatgtagcccgccccgGGGCAGGGCCCTAACCTTAAGATGGGCCTtggcttcggaggcccaattggcccaagagatagtacccaaactctataaataggggggagttaccaattgtagagggacttttggctcattggataaaatcatacatgaaattcagcattctctctcattctcattctctctctagcacaattctccactctctaggtactatacctttcttcaatgttcattgctaGAACATTTGGTGCTTACCGGCTaaaaaccttcgccactctgccccttcccgtccaagtagcccccaaacatgaggccatagaccaaccttccatcttccaagatagcaACCTCATTGTGGAATTCGTGGGTTCcttgggtggcttgtccaatgatgACGAGTtcaacgccaaactcaggatctggatttgccTTCCTGAGGACCGCCCCTGGGCTCACAAGctagacggcgacgtaaagagatctcactttttctttgcgtacgaatacatgtttagcgagcttggaatcagacTCCCTTTTTCACCTTTTGTCCAAACcatcctccgcgacatcaatgCGGCGCCCTGCCAACTTCACCCTAAcgcttgggccttcattcgatgcttTGAGATCTTATGCGCCGCGGTTGGCATcaccccatcccccaccagtttcttctacctctacgatgtcGACCCCAAATCCataaaaaacaaaggatggatttccttaaaGGCCCGGGCCGGCCGAAAGTGCCTGAATCCCCATAAAA
This window harbors:
- the LOC130715411 gene encoding uncharacterized protein LOC130715411, whose product is MDIGCPNITCEDCGSFMWYEERVDKPHRPKKPKFSICCQRGKVQLPLLLEPPEILQTLLSYEGGRRSAKFREKIRAFNSMFAFTSMGAKIDHTVNIRPGPYVYKISGQNYHKIGGLIPEEGETPKFCQLYIHDTENEIQNRMCSFKKGAKAEELDATIVEDLKEMLDRENPIAQLFRMARDRLSAPGTANVRIKLLGTRSTESRQYSKPTSSEIAALIVGDFGNSNGKRDVIIEHKTMGFQRITELHPSFMAMQYPLLFPYGEDGFHLEIPYSQTNGRKRENVTIREYYAYRIQQRSLEGKTLISAGRLFQQYIVDAFTAIEEDRLRWVRKNQTKLRTELYKNVCDAVVRGDTIAAATGKRMVLPSSFTGGPRYMVQNYQDAMAICRHFGIPDIFMTFTANPKWPEIQYMLDKIPGQLPESRPDIITRVFKLKLDQLMKHVVQGQHFGKIISALYTVEFQKRGLPHAHILLWLHQKNKYPTAQDIDKIITAELPSETQDPEGFNAVTQLMVHGPCGEANKNSPCMVDGFCSKNYPKRYSPETMIDKDGFPTYRRREDGRHVQKGDIRLDNRYVVPYNRDLLLRFQAHINVEWCNKSRAIKYLFKYIHKGPDRATVLIEDNVSPQNTQTPLKITEVNEIKTYLDCRYVSACEACWRIFDFDIHYRTVGVTRLSFHLPGENSITLRDSDRLSNVITREGIEDTMFTEWMRMNSIHPDARKLTYLEFPTKFVWDKQNKIWKIRKVGTTIGRIYYAHPTSGERYYLRILLNIVRGPQNYEEIKTVGGVTHASFKQACNALGLLDDDKELNEALAESGHWATGFQLRDLFVTLLLFAEVTNVKEFWEKNWQLLSEDILYNKRRLFHHFGLQLTEQQIQTYCLIEIEKLLIKNGKQLIDYDGMPLPEKSAIEALDNRLIREELNYNIQELEEEHERCHPLLNEQQREIYNHVIDAVTSNTGGLYFVYGHGGTGKTFLYRTIIARLRAAKKIVLAVASSGIASPLLPGGRTAHSRFQIPLDLFEESTCSIKQNTHLAQLINQTDLIIWDEAPMTKRLAFEALDRTLKDIVGYKNPDKALKPFGGKTTLLGGDFRQILPVIPKGQRQDIVQSCINRSYLWDHCKIFMLSKSMRVSDSSSSSRLSSLAYEFNKWILQIGDGKLTTICREGEDIPTWTKIPSQYLLKPTGDSIKQIVDSTYPNLQKQLKNEDYLRERAILTPLNDTVDDINNYIIHMIEGTTKQYRSSDQIDKATDNIVEQEIMYPVEFLNTLSFNGYPNHCLDLKKGMPIMLLRNINPALGLCNGTRLIILRLGDRVIEAKILTGSNIGAKVLIPRIVLTKNDSKWPFILRRKQFPIKVCYAMTINKSQGQSLNYVGLYLPRPVFSHSQLYVAVSRVTSPKGLKILIVEQDDTYAQYTKNVVYNEVFNELPQCNYS
- the LOC130715414 gene encoding uncharacterized protein LOC130715414 isoform X2, which encodes MGLKVRNMKFMVYQICGCKRGKSRRKLSSSLPIRGRSQQTWRRTLICTRAMQISICWQERPVYPEIRCCGTVCLGFNSNLGEFMFDDTAERFNADLLSDWEYAPSWTLQRSLQIQLRSR
- the LOC130715414 gene encoding uncharacterized protein LOC130715414 isoform X1, encoding MGLKVRNMKFMVYQICGCKRGKSRRKLSSSLPIRGRSQQTWRRTLICTRAMQISICWQERPVYPEIRCCGTVCLGFNSNLGEFMFDDTAELQRFNADLLSDWEYAPSWTLQRSLQIQLRSR
- the LOC130712392 gene encoding uncharacterized protein LOC130712392, whose protein sequence is MAMTPSSDDTNASVMFDSSTSKYLVLYDGLTIETTVTNKARVVDQWVQQVSSTHVAGSQMVVGLDTEWMFLDEKKKMKIAILQLSVEDKCLIFQLHHMDVIPEALKSFMTHPEIKFVGVGVKQDIKMLERDYRLECNKGINVDTLARIQWPDRFGPTPGLKILAKEFES